The Cannabis sativa cultivar Pink pepper isolate KNU-18-1 chromosome 8, ASM2916894v1, whole genome shotgun sequence genomic interval TATAATGTTGCTCGATGGGCTTTCACCAAAAACCTTAATGGTACGGTCGAAGTGTCAACGATCCCGACAAACATTATTTATAATGACCATGAGGTGTAATCCTGATTTTTTATTAGAGTAATTTGccgcataaatacttaagtttaactcccagttgcaaataaatacctaagtttaatttttagcagtaataatacctaagttataattctaaaactTTTGTAGGCACCGGGCTattaagtgttaagtaaattgccacGTGGTAATTCCTAATTGGctcaagtcattaaatttttatttttttgttaaaaaaataatttaaatataccaataaaaaaatgacatatggataatgacttaatatttaacggttaggtacttagttccaaaaatataacttcggtattattaccgctaaaaatttaacttaggtatttatttgcaattaagagttaaacttaggtacaccgcaaattattctttttattaatGAACATGTCCTTTTAAAAAAGGctaattaacaatttttttcccccgaactttgacatgtaccaaatcataccccctgaacttttttggccgttaaaaattccccctgaactattgaggttgttaaatttaaggacttttatctaatttcattcaattttactgtttcagtgattgtttatgtactaaaacatgctccccaaactttgttatctaccaaattatgctcatcaaactttgatatgtactaaatcatgtcccttgaaTTTTTATccatgttataatttttttactaaaattagacaaaagtccttaaatctaacaatcttaatagttcaaggggaaaatttaacggccaaaaaagttcagggggtatGATTAAGTAATGTCAAAATTTgggggaaaaaattactaattaaaaaaaaaaaaaaaaaaaaacaatgtcaTTTTAGAGCATTTTGTTCAAGATACTCGTTTCGTGATAAATATGTCATTTTTCAGGAACAATGTCTTATTCTTTCCATTCGGCATCTGACTACCCGGTGTTCTCAGGAAATTGCAAACTTAGACCCTCTATTATGAACAATGCTCCTCCAATACTCTGAAATTCAAGACAAATTTAAATAACAATCTTTCATAATCAAATAAACTTTCAATTATAAGTGCAATTAAGTAACTAAAAGTAATTTGAAACAAAAAATCTTTATCTATCACATTGTAATTGTTTTACTTAAGTATAACTTTTTAATGAATTTCTTCCTCATTGTCAACTGGACATCTCCCTTCTCTTTCTCAGTTATGCTTCTTTCATTCTTCATCTCACAACTGACTATTTAGTTCGGTAGGGAAGTATATAATGCCCACGAGATCACCAACTATgttcatattaacaaaattacagTGGGAATTGAACAAAAACTTGTGCAACAACACTCTTGCTGTTGGCAACAAGACTGACCTGAAATTGAATgagccttaaaaaaaaaaaaaaaaaattattgaatttaatttaaaaaaatatgtagcatttttaaaaattactaagaaaatatatattttttagctcTTAAACTGACGGACTTAGCTGTTGGTATAAATGAAATCAAGTCAAATGATTCGAAATCAACAGCCTATTACTTCCAATACTTTGAGTAGGTGTTCCCTGGAATGAGATGCCCAAATTCATATTTGGCTGTgttgttaattataattttaggcattaattaacaacctaaattagtacaattaacaggttaattataattttaacacTCATAATGACTACAATTTGTAACATTCACCTATTTCTCTATAAGCAAGAGGTAGAATCTACCTTCATTCAAAAATAGGTGATGaggaatgaaaaataaagaGAACTCTTTCTACACTGGAGTAGGCTTAAAACATACCCctataatttagtttttttttttttttgtatattttatcaATTATTTACATACAAAGcatatatttttatgaattgATTCGAGTACTCGAAcatctgttttttgtttttgtaattgGAGAATAATTATCTTACAGGACCTAAAAACCTTTGagattttttcataattaagtaGCATGTGGGCTTCGTCCAAGCTCCAAGTAAGACcatgcagtttttttttttttttttttttgaagaaaagcatTCTTAGATTAAAATTAAGACTTGACAGtcattacaaaataattgtTTAAGAATAGAGGACACCAAAATACAACCATGCAGTTGATAAATAATACATCGTTTGGTCATCTCTTTATGAGATTTATATGGCTTTATTTTTGCTAAATTTGTtgtgaaataaattaatttctatttatccTATCGATAAATAAGAAATATATGAACTTAATATTTTCATCTTattaaaaaaagagagagagagagagaatgaagaaaattttgggTAAAAACAACCTATTCatacttgttttaatttttgtttagaaAGATTGTCGTTGGTGATTGGAGTAGACAGAGATTGATGTCGTTTTGACTAAGAAAGAGGAAGCCCTAACAGACTAAAAGATCCTCTTTCCCTAAAACCCTAACCCCCAAATCCTCCATTTTTCTTTCTCCACCTCCCCaattcactctctctcttctctttccaATTCGTAGCAGAGTGTGTCTGAAGCTCATTCATGGCAGAAACAAAGAGCCACGAAGAGTCAGCATTGCACGCCAAACGCAAACCCGATGTCTCTATAGATGAACCCCTCGACTGCCCCAAGAAGAATCCAAAGATCGAGTCTTTAGATAAAGAAAATCAAGCCCCACTGGATAATTTGGACTCGGTTAAAGAAGCTGAAGCTGGGTCTGAAGAAGACGAGGGAGATTACGGATCCGATGACGAAGACGGTGAAGACTCGAATGgagaggaagaggaagaggtAGACCACAAGGGGAAAGGGATTACGAGGGAAGATAAAGGCAAAGGAAAATTGattgttgaagaagaagatgaggatGACGATGACGATGATGATGATTCGAGTAATGGCGGAGGAAGTGAATTGGAAGATGGGGATAGTGATTTGTCAGATGACCCACTTGCCGAAGTTGATTTAGATAACATTCTTCCGTCGAGGACTCGGCGGAGGCAGGTTCAGCCTGGGGTTTACATTGCCAATGATAAGGCAAACGCTGAAGAAGATGATAGTGATGATAGTGATGCTTGAGTTGAGATGAGATGAGTTGAAGAAGGTTAGTCAAATTAAGCAAAAATTTGATACAATTCACTACTAATGCAATGTTAGTGAGGTTTCTACTTTGTTTGAGGCTTGAGTTGAAATTATGCCTTAAATATCAATCGGGTGGCTATGTTTGTCAGAACAGAAGAACTTCATATTATTAAGTCTTGATATATTATTCTTGACTTCAATTCCTCAAGAAAGATCATGCCTTTTCTTAAATCTTTAGCTCTTTTATATGACAAAATGCTTTGTGAATTAAAGAAATTGCCTTGAAATGTGAAGCCCATTAGCTATTATTGAAAACTCTATGCATACAAATGCTGAACATGAAACTTATAACAATGGATGACACAAGTTAGTTACTTTATCAAAGTTGAAAATTTTTCATAAATCCAAGCGATTAGACGGCAATATGTGTAATTTATGTTGGTAATATACACTATAGAGAAATGTACCTTACTTGTCTGTTCCCAGTCCATTATTTTAGTGCTTAGAAGCAGGTTCTGCCTCTGTTAACTTCATTGGATTAGCAAAGTTGAGTGTCATGTACTTCTATGGTAGCATATGTGGTATGTGGATTATTGTATTCAGCGGTATTGGACGAATGCAAAAGCACTTGAAAAGCTATCAAACACAGTGATGTGATATTTGGAAGAACAACATGAGCCATTTTTCAATGTTGCACTGTTCTTGGTTGTTCTGCTATGTTTGGAAAGTCACTAAGAGTTGATTGAATGTCTTTGCTTGCCTaaaattatgtgatttttagtcCTTGTATGGTGACTCTATTGTTTCTTATGATTCATTATCAGAATCTTTTGTTTCAATGTTCCTCACTTTCTTTGGAATTGCCCTACATGTTGTACCATTGGGATCTCTGTTTTGTTTATTATGCAACTTTTGAGAAGTAATATATTTTGGCCCCATTGGGTGTGTATGTTTCCGGGAAACAATTGACTGGATATGGATATACAtccattaatattattattattattgtggaTAGGAAAGAAATTTATTCCATCAAAAATTgtttatgttttgttatttttctagcTGGCCTTATATGCATACTTTGATTTTCTCTTAATCCTTGCTCTTGTCAATGACAATAGTGCCAAGAGTAGCATATCTCTATAAATCTTTCTTAGGTTTGAATctgacccaaaaaaaaaatcaactgaGAAATAAGCtgggttttctttctttttatttatttatttatttatttgagttATTTGCTTCACAGTTCATTCACACACTCACACTCACACTCACACTCACTCATTAGTCATATTACTCATTGCTAGTCCTCTTCAGGTCATGGTAGCACTAATCCATCATTTGAATGGTTGAATATTCTGAATGGtttattatcattaattaaaGTTCAAGCAAGTAGAGAGTATTGTGATGAGTTTCAATTGGATAGTTGGGATTTGGGGTGTGACCTCAATCATTCTATGAGGTGAGGAGTGAGGAGGACCAGTTTAGTTAATAGATTTATAATAAGCTAGAAAaagcactcactcactcactagtCACTACTAAAACTTATGTGAGTGCAAGACAATGGTCGATGTTTTCTTATCAGAATATTCATATTTCAAACACTGATTTTTACTCTACTAAAAAGACTAGACTAGACTAGGGTCCATGCTGATGCTAGCCCACACTCCATTTTATCAATGTAACATAAAGTAACCGTCCTCTTTTATCATTGTCAGCTCTTCAATTGGACGTTTCTATCCACTATCTCACTCACTCATACTATGTTCAACTAACAGTAATAATACATGTACTAAAAACATTAGATACCAAGTAGGGGacattctaatttaattaaatgtgttTAGTTAAAAGAATTGTTATGTCACTGTGTCTGTTTGTAAGTTTCGTACTTATATTTTAACTGCAATGTACACCTTCTTAAGAGCCCACTCATAACCTTTGTCATTGTCTCTATACTATAGTTCTCACTATTGTCATCCCTGTTACGAGTCattggagagagagagatcgaGCTTTAAGAAACAGTGAATGGTCTTATCAATACACAACTATATAACTTTCTAAGAATTTCAATTGCTTTTATTTATAACTAATAATGACAGAGAGCGGGAGGGATGAGATGGGAAAAAGGGAGAGGTTATGGGTTCGAACTTAAGACCTTCAAGTTATTAAGTTAAAACTAATATATGATTGTAAAATACCATTACGTtatactcaaaaaaaaaaaaaaaatgacacagAGTGGTATATAGTGGTTATGCTATTTGTATTGTTCTCATCATTATCATTCTTGTTACGAAATTTTTAAGGACTTCAATTACTTTGTTTTGGCCTCAAATGAGGTTAAACTCTAGCCCATTTGGTGAAAAGTTTTTTTATCATTCTATGCATTATCATAACATATGATACTAAACTAGGTTGAAACTGCTCAATAATTTGGCACACCCTACAAAATACAAATATCTGAAAAGgggtagtaaaaaaaaaaaaagaaaagaaagagaactGAGCAACCACCATCCCACTTGAAACTTACCCTTTCTTTAAATCTTTATTCTGACtatatctcataatcttttcTTTTATTACTCAAAtcagataaatatatattaatatatattttcaccAAAAGCCGAATCCCACTGtgtctttttaaaatttaaaggcTGTGAAAGCCTGAATTCACCCACATGTATTGTATATTTATTAGCTATAGTGAGTTGAGTTTGAGCATAATGAGGAGGCACATGTGGGTTATTGCTTAATCTAaccattattttctatataacaCTATATATGCAATGCAAATCGATCAACCTGGACCAGCTGACATTAGCATCAATAGATTTTCCATACCgtaccaaataaaaaaaaaagaaaaggagaagATGATGTCATCAATcccactttatttatttatttaatttttgtttgtgGGGGGAAATAAATGTGGTCCTCCTCTCTTTCACTTGTTCATTTTCCCTTGccatatttatttgaaaaaaaaaaagcacgaCCTATTGTCGTTTGGGGGCCATTTTGGATTATTTGCAAAGAATTTAGAGTTCACACTTTTCGTTAGGGACCACTAAGTGACATCTGTAAAAATATGGATAGGATAGGACCACCCCTCACAATGTACtgtgtatgttttttttttttttttgaagagtaCCATGAGTACCATGTTTTGATGAAGAGAATTACTACAAAATATCATTATTCTTAAGTAGTTTAGTTAGTCTTATAATgttattgatataattaaatattaaattttatataattttttaaaaaaattaataaattttattaattaattgtcaAGCGCTACTTATAAAAATGATTAGACACcactaatatttaataatagtaatatttgataaaataacattaaatatagtatttatctaattattaaaattCTATTGTAGAATTAAGACTTGATAGTTTAGTGTGTTAATCAACGggaaatttatatggtattctaacttttgttattttttttacaaaaatactgccagacggtattttttacttttttactgtattttttttataagtttcatactgcagtatactgtgttaagttttcacttgtattctactggtgttttttagttgttttactgttattttgagttgttttgctttgtgttttactagtgttttataaaacacagtatttttgaaaagattacCGTGTGAcactatttttgtaaaagttaacccaaattctaatatttttgtaaatttctctAATCAACACTACTACCACTACTAAGTAGTACTTTACGAAAAATtagtatattttataaatattgttaaatttaaatttaa includes:
- the LOC133029973 gene encoding histone H2A.Z-specific chaperone CHZ1, coding for MAETKSHEESALHAKRKPDVSIDEPLDCPKKNPKIESLDKENQAPLDNLDSVKEAEAGSEEDEGDYGSDDEDGEDSNGEEEEEVDHKGKGITREDKGKGKLIVEEEDEDDDDDDDDSSNGGGSELEDGDSDLSDDPLAEVDLDNILPSRTRRRQVQPGVYIANDKANAEEDDSDDSDA